In Hyla sarda isolate aHylSar1 chromosome 12, aHylSar1.hap1, whole genome shotgun sequence, a genomic segment contains:
- the LOC130296588 gene encoding lysozyme C, milk isozyme-like isoform X2: MELEEVLTSGPDEEEKKRQQRRRHSVMCIAHHASNFNKYHRANDRAHGVFQVGAGLWCQCPKYPGQNHCHIPCSALRDQNLNDDIQCAVTVIKTQGYAAWGVWKQHCENKNLQEYLTCPTTC, encoded by the exons atggagctggaagaagtcctgacgtctggaccagatgaagaagaaaagaaaagacaacagagaagacgtcactcag TCATGTGCATAGCCCACCATGCCAGTAATTTCAATAAATACCATAGAGCAAATGATCGGGCCCATGGTGTCTTCCAGGTTGGTGCTGGCTTGTGGTGCCAATGCCCTAAATACCCAGGCCAGAATCACTGCCATATCCCATGTTCTG ccTTACGTGACCAAAACCTAAATGATGATATCCAATGTGCTGTCACTGTTATAAAAACCCAAGGATATGCTGCATG GGGTGTCTGGAAACAACACTGTGAAAACAAAAACCTTCAAGAATATCTAACGTGTCCAACGACTTGTTAA
- the LOC130296588 gene encoding lysozyme C-1-like isoform X1 — protein sequence MELEEVLTSGPDEEEKKRQQRRRHSALTTTTTSQASNRCTWLNALKKLNLDNTMVANLMCIAHHASNFNKYHRANDRAHGVFQVGAGLWCQCPKYPGQNHCHIPCSALRDQNLNDDIQCAVTVIKTQGYAAWGVWKQHCENKNLQEYLTCPTTC from the exons atggagctggaagaagtcctgacgtctggaccagatgaagaagaaaagaaaagacaacagagaagacgtcactcag CTCtgacaactacaactaccagccagGCATCCAACCGCTGCACATGGCTTAATGCATTAAAAAAACTTAACTTGGATAACACCATGGTGGCAAATC TCATGTGCATAGCCCACCATGCCAGTAATTTCAATAAATACCATAGAGCAAATGATCGGGCCCATGGTGTCTTCCAGGTTGGTGCTGGCTTGTGGTGCCAATGCCCTAAATACCCAGGCCAGAATCACTGCCATATCCCATGTTCTG ccTTACGTGACCAAAACCTAAATGATGATATCCAATGTGCTGTCACTGTTATAAAAACCCAAGGATATGCTGCATG GGGTGTCTGGAAACAACACTGTGAAAACAAAAACCTTCAAGAATATCTAACGTGTCCAACGACTTGTTAA